A region of Camelus dromedarius isolate mCamDro1 chromosome 22, mCamDro1.pat, whole genome shotgun sequence DNA encodes the following proteins:
- the MFHAS1 gene encoding malignant fibrous histiocytoma-amplified sequence 1 isoform X2: MAGTGSGNLKTVRLWRDAALRARKLRSNLRQLTLSAAGGCSGADQIDSPNTPQLMLPANIGDIEVLNLGNNGLEEVPDGLGSALGSLRVLVLRRNRFTRLPPAVAELGHHLTELDVSHNRLSVLGAEVVSALRELRKLNLSHNQLPSLPAQLGALVHLEELDVSFNRLTHLPDSLSCLFRLRTLDVDHNQLTVFPRQLLQLVALEELDVSSNRLRGLPEDINALRALKILWLSGAELGTLPSGFCELASLESLMLDNNGLQALPAQFSRLQRLKMLNLSSNLFEEFPAALLPLAGLEELYLSRNQLTSVPSLISGLGHLLTLWLDNNRIRYLPDSIVELTGLEELVLQGNQIAVLPDNFGQLSRVGLWKIKDNPLIQPPYEVCMKGIPYIAAYQKELAHSQPAVQPRLKLLLMGHKAAGKTLLRHCLTEGRVEGNQGGGDKEKSYLPSSPPVSKGIEVTSWTADASRGLRFIVYDLAGDESYEVIQPFFLSPGALYVLVVNLATYEPLRFPTTVGSFLHRVGARVPHAVVCIVGTHADLCGEQELEEKCLDIHRQIALQEKHDAEGLSRLAQVVDEALARDFELRSASPHAAYYGVSDKNLRRRKAHFQYLLNHRLQILSPVLPVSCRDPRQLQRLRDKLLSVAEHREIFPNLHRVLPRSWQVLEELHFQPPQAQRLWLSWWDSARLGLQAGLTEDRLQSALSYLHESGKLLYFEDSPALKEHVFHNLSRLIDILNVFFQRDPSLLLHKLLLGTSGESEGEGESSPLKALSTQSQDTLRATQLHHYVEGFLLHGLLPAHVIRLLLKPHVQAQQDLQLLLELLEKMGLCYCLNKPKGKPLNGSTAWYKFPCYVQNEVPHAEAWINGTNLAGQSFVAEQLQIEYSFPFTFPPGLFARYSVQINSHVVHRSDGKLQIFAYRGKVPVVVSYRPAKGVLQPDTLSIASHASLPNIWTAWQAITPLVEELNVLLQEWPGLHYTVHILCSKCLKRGSPNPHAFPGELLSQPRPEGVAEIICPKNGSERVNVALVYPPTPTVISPCSKYLHTFLDN, translated from the coding sequence ATGGCGGGGACGGGCAGCGGGAACCTGAAGACTGTAAGGCTGTGGCGGGACGCCGCCCTGCGCGCCAGGAAGCTGCGGAGCAACCTGCGCCAGCTCACTCTCAGCGCAGCGGGGGGCTGCTCGGGGGCCGACCAGATCGACTCCCCCAACACCCCCCAGCTCATGCTGCCGGCCAATATCGGGGACATTGAGGTGCTGAACCTGGGGAACAACGGCCTGGAGGAGGTGCCCGACGGGCTGGGCTCGGCGCTGGGCAGCCTGCGCGTCCTGGTCCTGCGCCGGAACCGCTTCACCCGGCTGCCCCCGGCGGTGGCCGAGCTGGGCCATCACCTTACGGAGCTAGACGTGAGCCACAACCGGCTGAGCGTCCTGGGCGCCGAGGTGGTAAGTGCCCTTCGCGAGCTGCGGAAGCTCAACCTCAGCCACAAccagctgccctccctgcccgccCAGCTGGGCGCCCTGGTCCACCTGGAGGAGCTGGACGTCAGCTTTAACCGGCTGACGCACCTGCCCGACTCCCTCTCCTGCCTTTTCCGCCTGCGCACCCTCGACGTGGACCACAACCAGCTCACGGTTTTTCCCAGGCAGCTGCTGCAGCTGGTGGCCCTAGAGGAGCTAGACGTGTCCAGCAATCGGCTGCGGGGCCTCCCTGAGGATATCAATGCCCTGCGTGCACTCAAGATCCTCTGGCTGAGCGGGGCCGAGCTTGGCACCCTTCCCAGTGGCTTCTGCGAGCTGGCCAGCCTGGAGAGCCTCATGCTGGACAACAACGGGCTGCAAGCTTTGCCCGCCCAGTTCAGCCGACTGCAGCGACTCAAAATGCTCAACCTCTCCTCCAACCTCTTTGAGGAGTTCCCTGCTGCGCTGCTGCCCCTGGCTGGGCTGGAGGAGCTCTACCTTAGTCGCAACCAGCTCACCTCAGTGCCATCCCTTATCTCGGGCCTGGGCCATCTTCTCACCTTGTGGCTAGATAATAACCGGATCCGGTACCTGCCGGACTCTATCGTGGAGCTGACCGGCCTGGAGGAGCTAGTCCTCCAGGGGAACCAGATCGCTGTGCTGCCAGACAACTTTGGCCAGCTCTCCCGGGTAGGCCTGTGGAAGATCAAGGACAACCCGCTTATCCAGCCCCCCTACGAGGTCTGTATGAAGGGGATCCCCTACATCGCAGCCTACCAGAAGGAGCTGGCTCATTCCCAGCCAGCAGTCCAGCCCCGCCTCAAGCTGCTCCTGATGGGCCATAAGGCTGCAGGAAAGACCCTGCTCCGTCACTGCCTCACTGAGGGCAGAGTGGAGGGGAATCAAGGTGGAGGTGACAAGGAGAAGAGCTACCTCCCTTCATCTCCTCCCGTGAGCAAGGGCATCGAGGTGACCAGCTGGACAGCAGATGCCTCCCGGGGCCTGCGTTTCATCGTGTATGACTTGGCCGGGGATGAAAGTTACGAGGTGATCCagcccttcttcctctcccccgGGGCCCTTTACGTGCTGGTGGTTAACTTGGCCACCTATGAGCCGCTGCGCTTTCCCACCACCGTGGGCTCCTTCTTGCATCGGGTGGGGGCCCGGGTGCCTCATGCCGTCGTGTGCATTGTGGGCACCCACGCAGACCTGTGCGGGGAGCAGGAGCTAGAGGAGAAGTGTCTGGACATTCACCGCCAGATCGCCCTGCAGGAGAAACACGATGCTGAGGGGCTGAGCCGTCTGGCCCAGGTGGTGGACGAGGCACTGGCCCGGGACTTCGAGCTGCGTTCCGCCAGCCCCCATGCAGCCTACTACGGTGTTTCCGACAAGAACCTTCGGCGGCGCAAGGCTCACTTCCAGTACCTGCTCAACCACCGGCTGCAGATCCTCTCCCCCGTGTTGCCCGTGAGCTGCAGGGATCCCCGCCAGTTACAGCGCCTTCGGGACAAATTGCTCTCGGTGGCTGAGCACCGGGAAATCTTCCCCAACTTACACAGAGTGCTTCCTCGATCCTGGCAGGTACTGGAGGAGCTGCACTTCCAGCCGCCTCAGGCGCAGCGGCTCTGGCTCAGCTGGTGGGACTCGGCTCGCCTGGGCCTGCAGGCGGGGCTGACCGAGGACCGGCTGCAGAGTGCCCTCTCCTACCTGCATGAGAGCGGCAAGCTGCTCTACTTTGAGGACAGCCCGGCTCTCAAGGAGCACGTCTTCCACAACCTCTCGCGCCTCATCGACATCCTCAACGTCTTCTTCCAGAGGGATCCTTCCCTGCTGCTGCATAAGCTGCTCTTAGGGACCAGCGGTGAGAGCGAGGGGGAGGGTGAGAGCTCCCCACTAAAGGCTCTGTCCACCCAGAGCCAGGACACGCTTCGGGCCACGCAGCTCCATCATTACGTGGAGGGCTTTCTGCTTCACGGGCTCCTGCCAGCCCATGTCATCCGGTTGCTGCTTAAGCCTCATGTCCAGGCTCAGCAGgacctgcagctgctgctggagctgctggagAAGATGGGACTCTGTTACTGCCTCAACAAACCCAAGGGCAAGCCTTTGAATGGGTCCACGGCCTGGTACAAGTTCCCGTGCTATGTGCAGAACGAGGTGCCCCACGCGGAGGCCTGGATTAATGGGACCAACCTGGCCGGGCAGTCTTTTGTGGCTGAGCAATTGcagattgaatatagttttccCTTTACTTTTCCACCTGGCTTGTTTGCACGCTACAGTGTCCAGATTAACAGCCATGTGGTGCACAGGTCGGATGGCAAACTTCAGATCTTTGCATACAGAGGGAAAGTCCCTGTGGTGGTGAGTTACAGACCTGCCAAGGGGGTCCTGCAGCCAGACACTCTGTCCATTGCCAGCCATGCATCATTACCAAACATATGGACGGCATGGCAAGCCATAACCCCCTTGGTAGAGGAACTGAATGTCCTACTTCAAGAATGGCCTGGACTGCACTACACCGTGCACATTCTCTGTTCTAAGTGCCTTAAGAGAGGGTCGCCCAATCCACATGCTTTCCCAG
- the MFHAS1 gene encoding malignant fibrous histiocytoma-amplified sequence 1 isoform X1, giving the protein MAGTGSGNLKTVRLWRDAALRARKLRSNLRQLTLSAAGGCSGADQIDSPNTPQLMLPANIGDIEVLNLGNNGLEEVPDGLGSALGSLRVLVLRRNRFTRLPPAVAELGHHLTELDVSHNRLSVLGAEVVSALRELRKLNLSHNQLPSLPAQLGALVHLEELDVSFNRLTHLPDSLSCLFRLRTLDVDHNQLTVFPRQLLQLVALEELDVSSNRLRGLPEDINALRALKILWLSGAELGTLPSGFCELASLESLMLDNNGLQALPAQFSRLQRLKMLNLSSNLFEEFPAALLPLAGLEELYLSRNQLTSVPSLISGLGHLLTLWLDNNRIRYLPDSIVELTGLEELVLQGNQIAVLPDNFGQLSRVGLWKIKDNPLIQPPYEVCMKGIPYIAAYQKELAHSQPAVQPRLKLLLMGHKAAGKTLLRHCLTEGRVEGNQGGGDKEKSYLPSSPPVSKGIEVTSWTADASRGLRFIVYDLAGDESYEVIQPFFLSPGALYVLVVNLATYEPLRFPTTVGSFLHRVGARVPHAVVCIVGTHADLCGEQELEEKCLDIHRQIALQEKHDAEGLSRLAQVVDEALARDFELRSASPHAAYYGVSDKNLRRRKAHFQYLLNHRLQILSPVLPVSCRDPRQLQRLRDKLLSVAEHREIFPNLHRVLPRSWQVLEELHFQPPQAQRLWLSWWDSARLGLQAGLTEDRLQSALSYLHESGKLLYFEDSPALKEHVFHNLSRLIDILNVFFQRDPSLLLHKLLLGTSGESEGEGESSPLKALSTQSQDTLRATQLHHYVEGFLLHGLLPAHVIRLLLKPHVQAQQDLQLLLELLEKMGLCYCLNKPKGKPLNGSTAWYKFPCYVQNEVPHAEAWINGTNLAGQSFVAEQLQIEYSFPFTFPPGLFARYSVQINSHVVHRSDGKLQIFAYRGKVPVVVSYRPAKGVLQPDTLSIASHASLPNIWTAWQAITPLVEELNVLLQEWPGLHYTVHILCSKCLKRGSPNPHAFPGELLSQPRPEGVAEIICPKNGSERVNVALVYPPTPTVISPCSKKNAGEKHRNQ; this is encoded by the coding sequence ATGGCGGGGACGGGCAGCGGGAACCTGAAGACTGTAAGGCTGTGGCGGGACGCCGCCCTGCGCGCCAGGAAGCTGCGGAGCAACCTGCGCCAGCTCACTCTCAGCGCAGCGGGGGGCTGCTCGGGGGCCGACCAGATCGACTCCCCCAACACCCCCCAGCTCATGCTGCCGGCCAATATCGGGGACATTGAGGTGCTGAACCTGGGGAACAACGGCCTGGAGGAGGTGCCCGACGGGCTGGGCTCGGCGCTGGGCAGCCTGCGCGTCCTGGTCCTGCGCCGGAACCGCTTCACCCGGCTGCCCCCGGCGGTGGCCGAGCTGGGCCATCACCTTACGGAGCTAGACGTGAGCCACAACCGGCTGAGCGTCCTGGGCGCCGAGGTGGTAAGTGCCCTTCGCGAGCTGCGGAAGCTCAACCTCAGCCACAAccagctgccctccctgcccgccCAGCTGGGCGCCCTGGTCCACCTGGAGGAGCTGGACGTCAGCTTTAACCGGCTGACGCACCTGCCCGACTCCCTCTCCTGCCTTTTCCGCCTGCGCACCCTCGACGTGGACCACAACCAGCTCACGGTTTTTCCCAGGCAGCTGCTGCAGCTGGTGGCCCTAGAGGAGCTAGACGTGTCCAGCAATCGGCTGCGGGGCCTCCCTGAGGATATCAATGCCCTGCGTGCACTCAAGATCCTCTGGCTGAGCGGGGCCGAGCTTGGCACCCTTCCCAGTGGCTTCTGCGAGCTGGCCAGCCTGGAGAGCCTCATGCTGGACAACAACGGGCTGCAAGCTTTGCCCGCCCAGTTCAGCCGACTGCAGCGACTCAAAATGCTCAACCTCTCCTCCAACCTCTTTGAGGAGTTCCCTGCTGCGCTGCTGCCCCTGGCTGGGCTGGAGGAGCTCTACCTTAGTCGCAACCAGCTCACCTCAGTGCCATCCCTTATCTCGGGCCTGGGCCATCTTCTCACCTTGTGGCTAGATAATAACCGGATCCGGTACCTGCCGGACTCTATCGTGGAGCTGACCGGCCTGGAGGAGCTAGTCCTCCAGGGGAACCAGATCGCTGTGCTGCCAGACAACTTTGGCCAGCTCTCCCGGGTAGGCCTGTGGAAGATCAAGGACAACCCGCTTATCCAGCCCCCCTACGAGGTCTGTATGAAGGGGATCCCCTACATCGCAGCCTACCAGAAGGAGCTGGCTCATTCCCAGCCAGCAGTCCAGCCCCGCCTCAAGCTGCTCCTGATGGGCCATAAGGCTGCAGGAAAGACCCTGCTCCGTCACTGCCTCACTGAGGGCAGAGTGGAGGGGAATCAAGGTGGAGGTGACAAGGAGAAGAGCTACCTCCCTTCATCTCCTCCCGTGAGCAAGGGCATCGAGGTGACCAGCTGGACAGCAGATGCCTCCCGGGGCCTGCGTTTCATCGTGTATGACTTGGCCGGGGATGAAAGTTACGAGGTGATCCagcccttcttcctctcccccgGGGCCCTTTACGTGCTGGTGGTTAACTTGGCCACCTATGAGCCGCTGCGCTTTCCCACCACCGTGGGCTCCTTCTTGCATCGGGTGGGGGCCCGGGTGCCTCATGCCGTCGTGTGCATTGTGGGCACCCACGCAGACCTGTGCGGGGAGCAGGAGCTAGAGGAGAAGTGTCTGGACATTCACCGCCAGATCGCCCTGCAGGAGAAACACGATGCTGAGGGGCTGAGCCGTCTGGCCCAGGTGGTGGACGAGGCACTGGCCCGGGACTTCGAGCTGCGTTCCGCCAGCCCCCATGCAGCCTACTACGGTGTTTCCGACAAGAACCTTCGGCGGCGCAAGGCTCACTTCCAGTACCTGCTCAACCACCGGCTGCAGATCCTCTCCCCCGTGTTGCCCGTGAGCTGCAGGGATCCCCGCCAGTTACAGCGCCTTCGGGACAAATTGCTCTCGGTGGCTGAGCACCGGGAAATCTTCCCCAACTTACACAGAGTGCTTCCTCGATCCTGGCAGGTACTGGAGGAGCTGCACTTCCAGCCGCCTCAGGCGCAGCGGCTCTGGCTCAGCTGGTGGGACTCGGCTCGCCTGGGCCTGCAGGCGGGGCTGACCGAGGACCGGCTGCAGAGTGCCCTCTCCTACCTGCATGAGAGCGGCAAGCTGCTCTACTTTGAGGACAGCCCGGCTCTCAAGGAGCACGTCTTCCACAACCTCTCGCGCCTCATCGACATCCTCAACGTCTTCTTCCAGAGGGATCCTTCCCTGCTGCTGCATAAGCTGCTCTTAGGGACCAGCGGTGAGAGCGAGGGGGAGGGTGAGAGCTCCCCACTAAAGGCTCTGTCCACCCAGAGCCAGGACACGCTTCGGGCCACGCAGCTCCATCATTACGTGGAGGGCTTTCTGCTTCACGGGCTCCTGCCAGCCCATGTCATCCGGTTGCTGCTTAAGCCTCATGTCCAGGCTCAGCAGgacctgcagctgctgctggagctgctggagAAGATGGGACTCTGTTACTGCCTCAACAAACCCAAGGGCAAGCCTTTGAATGGGTCCACGGCCTGGTACAAGTTCCCGTGCTATGTGCAGAACGAGGTGCCCCACGCGGAGGCCTGGATTAATGGGACCAACCTGGCCGGGCAGTCTTTTGTGGCTGAGCAATTGcagattgaatatagttttccCTTTACTTTTCCACCTGGCTTGTTTGCACGCTACAGTGTCCAGATTAACAGCCATGTGGTGCACAGGTCGGATGGCAAACTTCAGATCTTTGCATACAGAGGGAAAGTCCCTGTGGTGGTGAGTTACAGACCTGCCAAGGGGGTCCTGCAGCCAGACACTCTGTCCATTGCCAGCCATGCATCATTACCAAACATATGGACGGCATGGCAAGCCATAACCCCCTTGGTAGAGGAACTGAATGTCCTACTTCAAGAATGGCCTGGACTGCACTACACCGTGCACATTCTCTGTTCTAAGTGCCTTAAGAGAGGGTCGCCCAATCCACATGCTTTCCCAG